The following proteins are encoded in a genomic region of Prionailurus viverrinus isolate Anna chromosome E3, UM_Priviv_1.0, whole genome shotgun sequence:
- the LOC125154390 gene encoding serine protease 29-like: MLWLLLLTPFFSGTCVVGSPASLPENELVGIVGGHSAPQGKWPWQVSLKVYNYNWASWVHICGGSLIHPQWVLTAAHCIDRKDADPAAYRIHAGDVYLYGGRTLLNVTRVIVHPDYIYAELGADVALLQLSHSVKYTANVRPVKLPAALLEVTPEDECWVTGWGTVMVHQSLPPPYHLQEVAVSLVENAVCDQQYHNATRYRLAGRRIIQDDMLCAGTEGRDSCQGDSGGPLVCKTTGAWHLVGVVSWGESCAVRNRPGVYARVQTYVPWITQQIGRGL, from the exons ATGCTGTGGCTGTTGCTTCTGACCCCCTTCTTCTCGGGGACCTGCGTCGTGGGGAGCCCAG cctccctccctgaaAACGAGCTGGTGGGCATCGTTGGGGGCCACAGTGCCCCCCAGGGGAAGTGGCCTTGGCAGGTCAGCCTGAAAGTCTACAATTATAACTGGGCCTCGTGGGTGCACATCTGCGGGGGCTCCCTCATCCACCCCCAGTGGGTGCTGACCGCCGCCCACTGCATCGACCG GAAGGACGCCGACCCGGCAGCCTACCGCATCCATGCCGGGGACGTGTACCTCTACGGGGGGAGGACGCTGCTGAATGTGACCCGCGTCATCGTCCACCCCGACTACATCTACGCCGAACTGGGTGCGGACGTGGCCCTGCTCCAGCTGTCACACTCTGTGAAATACACGGCTAACGTCAGGCCTGTCAAGCTCCCGGCGGCCCTGCTTGAAGTCACCCCAGAGGACGAGTGCTGGGTGACCGGCTGGGGCACCGTCATGGTGCACC AGTCGCTGCCTCCACCCTACCATCTGCAGGAGGTGGCGGTGAGCCTGGTGGAGAACGCCGTCTGTGACCAGCAGTACCACAACGCCACCAGGTACCGCTTGGCGGGCAGGAGGATCATCCAGGACGACATGCTGTGTGCGGGGACTGAGGGCCGGGACTCCTGCCAG gGCGACTCCGGAGGCCCTCTGGTCTGCAAGACGACGGGTGCTTGGCACTTGGTGGGAGTGGTCAGCTGGGGCGAGAGCTGTGCCGTGAGAAACCGTCCCGGGGTCTACGCTCGCGTCCAGACGTACGTGCCCTGGATCACGCAGCAAATCGGGAGGGGCCTCTGA